From Candoia aspera isolate rCanAsp1 chromosome 8, rCanAsp1.hap2, whole genome shotgun sequence, a single genomic window includes:
- the KLF3 gene encoding Krueppel-like factor 3 has translation MLMFDPVPIKQEAMEPVPVSFNSSYMDHMKSNKYSVIYSTPNMMSNKFYQIPDGLCNGVQVEPVDLTVNKRSSPPSAGSSPSPLKFQTIPRRASPGLNLPSPSPPMKKLTPPGIQPFTMPFTMPPVMAALSRHGLRSPGILPVIQPLVVQPVPFMYAPQLQQPIMVSTVLSEELENPSSVPVSVIESYEKPSLKKTIKVEPGMESPRNDYYPEQMSPPFMTSLSPPMLQENHPSVIVQPGKRPLPVESPDTQRKRRIHRCDYEGCNKVYTKSSHLKAHRRTHTGEKPYKCTWEGCTWKFARSDELTRHFRKHTGVKPFQCPDCDRSFSRSDHLALHRKRHMLV, from the exons ATGCTAATGTTTGACCCAGTCCCTATCAAACAAGAAGCAATGGAACCAGTTCCAGTG TCATTCAACTCTAGTTATATGGACCACATGAAGTCTAACAAGTATAGTGTCATCTATTCAACACCAAATATGATGTCCAATAAATTCTACCAGATTCCAGATGGACTGTGTAATGGAGTTCAAGTTGAGCCTGTTGACCTTACGGTGAATAAACGAAGCTCACCACCTTCAGCAGGAAGTTCTCCTTCACCTTTAAAATTCCAGACTATACCCAGGAGAGCTTCCCCTGGATTAAATCTTCCTTCACCCAGCCCTCCCATGAAGAAGCTAACTCCACCAGGAATACAGCCTTTCACTATGCCTTTCACTATGCCTCCAGTAATGGCAGCTCTGTCACGCCATGGACTAAGAAGCCCTGGAATTCTTCCTGTTATACAGCCACTTGTAGTTCAGCCTGTCCCTTTTATGTATGCCCCTCAACTCCAACAGCCTATTATGGTGTCCACTGTTCTTTCAGAAGAGTTGGAAAATCCAAGCAGTGTGCCAG TATCGGTTATTGAATCTTATGAAAAGCCATCACTAAAGAAGACTATTAAGGTAGAACCAGGCATGGAATCACCAAGAAATGACTACTATCCTGAACAAATGTCTCCTCCTTTTATGACCTCATTGTCACCCCCAATGCTACAAGA GAATCACCCTTCGGTTATAGTCCAGCCTGGAAAAAGGCCCTTACCTGTAGAATCTCCAGACACACAAAGGAAGCGGAGGATACACCGGTGTGATTACGAAGGCTGCAACAAGGTTTACACTAAAAGCTCCCACTTAAAAGCCCATAGAAGAACACACACGG GTGAAAAGCCTTACAAATGCACTTGGGAAGGTTGCACATGGAAGTTTGCTCGATCTGATGAACTAACACGGCACTTCCGGAAACATACTGGAGTCAAACCGTTCCAGTGTCCAGACTGTGATCGCAGTTTCTCTCGTTCTGACCATCTTGCCCTCCATAGGAAACGCCACATGCTAGTTTGA